From the genome of Cytobacillus firmus, one region includes:
- the aroH gene encoding chorismate mutase: MIRGVRGAVTVDKNCEAEILEATELVIRQMIQENNIVSEDVASVFISVTEELTAAFPAKAMRSIEGWKYVPVMCMSEIPVEGSLPNCIRVMMHVNTDAPQQNIRHIYLRGAIKLRPDLNTTNSP; this comes from the coding sequence GTGATTCGAGGGGTGAGGGGAGCCGTCACCGTAGATAAGAATTGTGAAGCTGAGATATTAGAAGCGACTGAGCTGGTGATCAGGCAAATGATTCAGGAGAATAATATTGTATCTGAGGATGTAGCTTCTGTCTTTATATCCGTTACGGAAGAATTAACAGCAGCCTTTCCTGCAAAGGCAATGCGTTCAATTGAGGGATGGAAATATGTTCCTGTTATGTGCATGAGCGAAATACCTGTTGAAGGGTCACTCCCTAATTGTATCCGGGTAATGATGCATGTGAATACAGACGCACCTCAGCAGAATATCCGCCATATTTATTTGCGTGGAGCCATCAAGCTTCGGCCAGATCTAAATACCACGAACTCTCCTTAA